A stretch of the Colias croceus chromosome 13, ilColCroc2.1 genome encodes the following:
- the LOC123696995 gene encoding toll-like receptor 6 yields MTENLYGMISLKVWMCLVLVAGARARSAPPAPSGCQWDYSDAKLSESNFLTCNIKTIGSADMLFKNITTAQAYNINKLKLTCTDLLFFESSLHMNTGSFLGQLRKLEDLRMEYCKIRYVPATVLSPLRDLTSLTLRSYNTDWPAMTMEFHAESFRGLMELRSLDLGDNNIYMLPSEVFCPLFSLESLNLTNNKIQDISEIGFSDWGKGPIAPGKSCNTGLKQLDLSHNNVLRLPDNGLSSLRSLEVLKIQNNLINEIGDRAFVGLNSLKILNLSGNKLVAVPPELFQSSRVIKEISLANNSLSVLAPGLLEGLDQLEKLDLSRNRLTNDWVNRDTFAGLIRLVILNLSYNALVRLDPKTFQDLNNLQVLNLDNNAIEVISNGAFAELKNLHQLSMSDNKIKTLNEHIFSNLFVLSQLYLDNNEISIIHERSFENITYLQDLGLNGNSLNNLPEGIRKLRFLKSLDIGKNNITKISNTSFEGLEELYGLRLVDNHITSIPKDTFSTLPSLQVLNLASNKIETIEQDAFLSNPTLKAIRLDGNKLTDIRGVFNKLSTLGWLNISDNKLIYFDYSYMPEALEWLDIHQNNISKLENEKNVRQNIRMLDVSFNSLEEVDEKSVPDSIEVLFLNNNKIHTIQPGTFLQKRNLEKVIMTDNKLRTVELSAFTLPHIPKHKFLPKFFIANNPFVCNCHMIWLQKINLWNHMRQYPRFVDLDTVTCEVVNNKYGGKANLMDVPETQFLCSYETHCSSSCFCCEFEACDCKMTCPEGCSCFHDSNWNSNVIDCSNVGYTDVPEKIPMDATELYLDGNDFGSLNSHLFIGKKKLHKLYLNNSNIASIDNDTFNGLHSLNILHLENNHITEIAGGEFSQTKHLRELYLNDNLLTSVANKSFENLSSLRVINLQGNKILNLDKRLAHIVHLESAHVKGNLFTCTCENVLPLVNWLKKFYEDPTEMFCASENELSANLTVFDVMDKCRDSNVMDNTIPTENQPFQYDEVSTIKLNFVPLLAVVLISVILILLFGALAFSFRQNVRLWAHSKYGVRLFKSASIQESELDRDRMYDGYAVYSLLDDDFVTKVVAPEMEHCGYTMCFHYRDLQNVPENYLLDQITNAAESSKRILVFISFNFLQNEWSKTSFKAALKHVITSIHPSIRRHRVVFILTTDISALNLDLEFQNYLKTCNVLFWGEKKFWEKVRFLMPDGSNLHWNKDNINYAHGVCPNARRHPSRYTASPTAPEHWYKYDALPPQTPTVANVGISIEDDTSMLTNTTLTSQIQDVDNPHHSYISIDTQNYEQPYGGRPRPPNTLRKHPSHHSPSMLDEQGYLQPRSSVHDCLPQTHPSVHR; encoded by the coding sequence ATGACTGAAAACTTATATGGAATGATTTCGTTAAAAGTTTGGATGTGTTTAGTTTTGGTGGCCGGTGCGCGCGCACGTTCTGCGCCGCCCGCCCCTAGTGGCTGTCAATGGGACTATTCCGACGCAAAGTTGAGTGAATCAAACTTTCTCACGTGTAATATCAAAACCATCGGATCAGCTGATAtgctatttaaaaacataacaacGGCGCAAGCATACAACATCAATAAGTTGAAACTTACTTGCACGGACTTACTGTTTTTCGAAAGTTCTCTGCATATGAATACGGGAAGCTTTTTGGGGCAGTTACGCAAACTTGAAGACTTGCGTATGGAGTATTGTAAGATACGTTACGTACCAGCAACAGTATTATCGCCTCTTCGTGACTTAACTAGCCTCACTCTACGCTCATACAACACGGATTGGCCTGCAATGACAATGGAATTTCACGCTGAGAGTTTTCGGGGATTGATGGAGCTGCGATCATTAGATTTAGgtgacaataatatttatatgttacCGTCTGAAGTGTTTTGCCCGCTTTTTAGTTTAGAGTCCTTGAACTTAacgaacaataaaatacaagacATTTCTGAAATTGGGTTTTCTGACTGGGGTAAAGGACCTATCGCTCCCGGTAAATCATGCAATACTGGTTTGAAGCAGTTAGATTTATCacataataatgtattgaGGCTACCCGATAATGGACTCTCGAGCCTCAGATCGTTAGAAGTATTGAAAATTCAGAACAACTTGATTAATGAAATCGGCGACAGAGCTTTCGTGGGAttgaattcattaaaaattctGAACTTATCCGGAAACAAGTTAGTCGCCGTTCCTCCGGAACTATTCCAGTCGTCACGCGTTATAAAAGAAATCTCATTAGCAAATAATTCACTTTCCGTGCTGGCGCCGGGCTTGTTGGAAGGACTTGATCAACTTGAGAAATTGGATTTATCTAGAAATCGATTAACCAATGATTGGGTAAACAGAGACACCTTCGCCGGGCTTATACGATTGGTAATATTGAATTTGTCTTATAACGCTTTGGTGCGACTAGATCCGAAAACATTTCAAGACCTTAACAACTTGCAGGTCTTGAACCTGGATAATAACGCTATTGAAGTGATAAGCAATGGTGCTTTTGCTGAACTTAAGAATCTTCATCAATTGTCAATGTCGGACAATaagataaaaacattaaatgaacatattttttctaatctaTTTGTTCTTAGCCAGCTATACTtagataataatgaaatatctattattCATGAACgatcatttgaaaatattacttatttacaagatttagGGTTAAATGgaaatagtttaaataatcTACCAGAAGGCATAAGAAAGCTACGCTTTTTGAAATCACTTGACattggtaaaaataatattacaaagattTCAAACACATCCTTTGAAGGATTAGAAGAATTGTACGGTTTACGACTTGTCGACAACCATATAACGAGCATACCAAAAGATACTTTTAGCACTTTACCATCATTACAAGTTCTAAATTTGGCATCGAATAAGATTGAAACCATAGAACAAGATGCATTTCTTTCAAATCCAACGTTGAAAGCTATTCGTCTCGACGGAAATAAACTCACTGATATACGAGGTGTTTTTAACAAACTAAGCACTCTAGGCTGGCTTAACATATCTGACaacaaacttatttatttcgaTTATAGCTACATGCCTGAGGCCTTGGAGTGGCTAGATattcatcaaaataatataagtaaactAGAAAATGAGAAAAATGTTCGACAAAACATTCGAATGCTCGACGTGAGTTTTAATTCTTTAGAAGAAGTCGATGAGAAATCGGTCCCCGATTCTATTGAAGTCCTTTTTTtgaataacaacaaaattcaCACTATACAGCCAGGTACATTCTTACAAAAAAGAAACCTTGAAAAAGTTATTATGACGGACAATAAATTGAGAACCGTTGAACTATCTGCATTCACATTGCCTCACATCCCAAAGCATAAGTTTCTACCCAAATTTTTCATTGCAAACAATCCATTTGTATGTAACTGTCATATGATTTGGCTGCAAAAAATAAACCTATGGAACCATATGAGACAATATCCCCGCTTTGTAGATTTAGATACAGTTACATGCGAagttgttaataataaatatggagGAAAAGCAAATTTAATGGATGTTCCTGAAACGCAGTTCCTTTGTTCTTATGAAACTCATTGTTCATCAAGCTGTTTTTGTTGTGAATTTGAAGCCTGCGACTGTAAAATGACATGCCCTGAGGGATGTTCCTGTTTTCACGACAGCAATTGGAATTCTAATGTAATAGACTGTTCTAACGTTGGCTACACAGACGTTCCAGAGAAAATACCTATGGATGCCACTGAACTTTACTTAGATGGTAATGACTTCGGCTCATTGAATAGCCATCTATTTATAGGAAAGAAAAAGCTAcataagttatatttaaataatagtaatataGCTTCTATCGATAACGACACTTTTAATGGCCTACACTCTCTCAACATTTTACATCTGGAAAATAATCACATAACGGAAATAGCCGGCGGCGAGTTTTCCCAAACAAAGCACTTGAGGGAGTTATACTTAAACGATAACCTCTTAACTAGTGTGGCGAATAAGTcgtttgaaaatttatcttctCTCCGCGTCATAAACTTACAAGGAAACAAGATATTGAATCTCGACAAGAGGCTTGCTCATATAGTCCATTTAGAAAGTGCTCACGTAAAAGGTAACTTATTTACCTGTACGTGTGAAAATGTGTTGCCATTAGTGAACTggttaaaaaaattctatgAAGATCCCACGGAAATGTTTTGTGCAAGTGAAAATGAACTCAGTGCTAACTTAACAGTGTTCGATGTGATGGATAAGTGTCGTGACTCTAATGTAATGGACAATACTATACCTACTGAAAACCAACCGTTTCAGTATGATGAAGTGAgcacaattaaattaaactttgtgCCGCTTTTAGCTGTAGTCCTTATAAGTGTAAtccttattttattgtttggtGCCTTAGCATTCTCTTTTAGACAAAACGTGCGTTTATGGGCGCATTCTAAATATGGTGTTCGGTTATTTAAAAGTGCATCTATACAGGAAAGCGAGCTCGATAGAGACAGGATGTATGACGGTTACGCGGTTTATAGTTTGTTAGATGATGACTTTGTAACGAAAGTAGTTGCGCCGGAGATGGAGCACTGCGGATATACCATGTGCTTTCACTATAGAGACTTACAAAATGTCCccgaaaattatttattagatcaAATCACAAATGCAGCTGAATCATCAAAAAGAATATTAGTTTTCATTTCGTTTAATTTCTTACAGAACGAGTGGTCAAAAACTTCATTCAAAGCCGCTCTTAAACATGTTATAACTTCAATTCACCCTTCTATTAGGAGACATAGagtcgtttttattttgaccACAGATATCAGTGCACTCAATTTAGATTTGgaattccaaaattatttaaaaacatgtaaTGTGCTATTCTGGGGTGAGAAAAAGTTTTGGGAGAAAGTAAGGTTTTTAATGCCTGACGGTTCAAATTTGCACTGGAATAAAGATAACATCAATTACGCGCACGGCGTTTGTCCAAATGCTAGGCGACACCCCTCGAGATACACAGCGTCACCAACTGCGCCTGAGCATTGGTATAAGTACGACGCTCTTCCACCCCAAACACCCACTGTAGCTAATGTAGGTATCAGCATTGAGGATGACACTTCAATGCTGACTAATACGACATTAACAAGCCAGATACAAGACGTGGATAATCCACACCACAGTTACATATCCATTGACACACAAAATTACGAACAACCATATGGCGGTCGGCCGAGGCCACCTAATACGTTACGTAAGCATCCCAGCCATCACTCGCCCTCCATGCTCGACGAGCAAGGCTACTTACAACCCCGTTCCTCAGTACACGATTGCTTACCTCAAACCCATCCGAGCGTACACAGATAA